ACACCGGTTTCGAGGGAAGAGGGCAGCTCTGGAATCGGGGATGCTTTGCGCTGCCGCCCGAGAGCCGCTACGGGACCGCTCCCCGGGGCGCCCTCAGGCATCCCAACCGATGGGATCTCAACATCAACATCTTCAAGGAGTGGAAACTCATTCCCGCCCTGGAGCAGAGCCCCTACTTCAAGCTCGAAGCCTACATCAGCAACCTGTTGAACCACGCCAATTCCGGCGGGGCCAGCACCAATGTCGCCGATCCGAACTTTGGCATCGTTCGTAGCGGAGGCGGGAACCGCGGAATCACGCTTCGCGCTCGGCTCGGCTTCTAGATCCCAGCCGTTTTCGAAGCTCTCGAGGCAGTCAGGGCCACCGCCCTGGCTGCCTTTTTTTTGGGCTGGGGCTGGGGCTGGGGCTGACACCGGTTGGCGGTATCAGGGACCGTGGATGGACAGGAGGCTATGCCGTAGGAGATCGATATCTTGATTTATGAACATGGATGCACAGGATGCACAGGATAAACAGGACGAGAGCTTCCTGCACCGGAAGCCGGCTCGGGAGATGATCCAGTGCGGATTCGCGGATTCCCGGGATTACAGGCCAGCCGTGTCCTGAATAAATCCTGAATAATCCTGTGCATCGATGTTATTTTCCCGTCTAGTGGCTGAGCGTGCCGCTAAAGCAAATCCGTTTCGCTTGGTGGCCCTTCGTCGTTCTTCGTGTGACTTCGCGGACAACTCTTTTCCCCTTGTGGTTTTGCAGCGCAGCCGCCTTTCCCGGTTCCAACCCGACCCTTCTCACTTGACCCGCCGGAAATGCCGGTAGAGAATAGCGCTCACTCTGGGGCGTCATGCCTCAGGACCAACGGTTGAAGCTGACAGCGGCTCCGCCCGCAAGCCCTCCTTGCCGGGCGGCACGGGCCAAGAGATGAAAGGATCCAGCCATGCCGGTCATTTCCCGGTTTCCCTGCGGCGTCTCTTCATTCAGGGATCGCCGAGACTTTCTGAAAACCTGCGGTACGGCGGCCGGAGGGGTGCTGTTGAGCAATCTCTCCGGGTGCGGGTCGGCGCCGCCCGAGGAGCCGGCGGTTGAGCGGCCGTCTCACCTGGTGAGATTCGGGCACACCGATCTCTACGTGTCCAGGCTGTGCCAGGGCACCGCCTTTCGCAAGGTGAGCCGCAAGGGCGACGATCCGGAGGGGCTGCGCATCCTGCGCCACTGCATCGACATCGGCGTCAACTTCTTCGACTCCTCGGAGGCCTACGGTTGGGGCGGTTCGGAAACGGTTCTGGGCAAAGCCATGGCCGGAAGGCGTGACCAGGTGGTCGTCTGCACCAAGGCAGCGCCCGTGGACGGCCCGGATTCGGAGCGATCGGTCTTTACCCGCGAGTCCCTGTTCCGCAAGGCAGAAGGGAGCCTCAAGCGCCTGGGCACGGACTATATCGATCTTTACCTCCTGCATTCCCCTGACGAACGGACCCCGAGGGAGGATTCGGATTCCCCACAGCCTGACATCCCCACACGGGAGCACATGGAGCAGCTCGCCGACAGCCTGGACGACCTGGTCAAGGCCGGCAAGATCCGCTACTGGGGGGTTTCCAACCACTTGGCCCGTCAGGTCGGAGAGTTGGTGGAGTTGGGGAAGCGGGAAGGCAAGAGCCCCATCGCCGGGCTGGAAGACTATTACAACCTGGTGGCCGCCGATCGAAAGGACTTCATGTTTGACGAGCTGTTTCCTCTGATCCGTCAGGGAAACCTTGGCCTGCTGGCCTTCAGCCCCCTTGGGGAGGGCCGCTTGGCACCGGGCCGGAAAATCCCGGAGGGATCTCCGTTGACGGGTCCCATAGAGACGCTGGATTCGGTCGCCAATGAATTGGGAGTGACCCGGCCCCAGGTTTGCGTGGC
The Acidobacteriota bacterium DNA segment above includes these coding regions:
- a CDS encoding aldo/keto reductase; its protein translation is MPVISRFPCGVSSFRDRRDFLKTCGTAAGGVLLSNLSGCGSAPPEEPAVERPSHLVRFGHTDLYVSRLCQGTAFRKVSRKGDDPEGLRILRHCIDIGVNFFDSSEAYGWGGSETVLGKAMAGRRDQVVVCTKAAPVDGPDSERSVFTRESLFRKAEGSLKRLGTDYIDLYLLHSPDERTPREDSDSPQPDIPTREHMEQLADSLDDLVKAGKIRYWGVSNHLARQVGELVELGKREGKSPIAGLEDYYNLVAADRKDFMFDELFPLIRQGNLGLLAFSPLGEGRLAPGRKIPEGSPLTGPIETLDSVANELGVTRPQVCVAWVLSHPEVTSVLAGAEKPEHVSDNFSGTRITLPEEALQRLNAAAAVYTQAVSTTDKKG